In Silene latifolia isolate original U9 population chromosome X, ASM4854445v1, whole genome shotgun sequence, the following proteins share a genomic window:
- the LOC141622851 gene encoding uncharacterized protein LOC141622851, with translation MASKGAEPKNTNWSEKVEDLLDSGDTNSAISYLETLITELQTLNSPNSQSQLVSALLQLSKLYSSIGFSLKSDQLSSQAQSIQLRSQSSDDGSRCGGSSSTRDNECDKVEFVAESSIRNVAPLESSDDDWEAMVDRAPDELLSVSPKIPLEPDVSKLSLSDDTKPKVPKRRGRGTFTYRKQGLYSDQQADDCGGYESPNETGHEIPEKAPETKNSTHGTRHVLVLDGFDPRTTTTDLEKLYKDYRDRGFAIRWVNDTLALAVFQTPSVAREALDSVHCSFSVRVMEEEDSIINSISMKDLDLPRQRPKTSARTAQRLIAQELGVKLPSTFGSKELRSQEDARRNRIVTRQNLRDEAWGSDDTK, from the exons ATGGCGTCGAAAGGAGCAGAACCGAAAAACACCAACTGGAGCGAAAAAGTCGAGGATTTACTCGATTCCGGCGACACTAATTCCGCAATCTCTTACCTCGAAACCCTAATTAccgaactccaaaccctaaattcCCCCAATTCCCAATCTCAATTAGTTTCTGCACTTCTTCAATTATCCAAACTTTACTCTTCAATCGGTTTCTCTCTTAAATCCGATCAACTTTCTTCTCAAGCTCAATCCATTCAACTTCGCTCTCAATCATCTGA TGATGGCTCTCGATGCGGTGGTTCGAGTTCAACTAGAGATAATGAGTGTG ATAAGGTTGAGTTCGTCGCGGAATCGTCGATAAGAAATGTAGCTCCTCTGGAATCTTCGGATGATG ATTGGGAAGCAATGGTGGATCGTGCTCCAGACGAATTGCTATCTGTTTCTCCAAAGATTCCACTTGAACCTGATGTATCTAaactttcattgagtgacgacaCAAAACCGAAAGTTCCAAAAAGGCGTGGTCGGGGAACCTTCACTTATAGAAAACAGGGACTGTATAGTGATCAGCAAGCTGATGATTGTGGTGGTTATGAATCACCAAATGAGACTGGTCATGAAATTCCAGAAAAAGCTCCAGAAACAAAAAATT CAACACATGGTACACGTCATGTCCTTGTCTTGGATGGATTTGACCCAAGAACTACAACGACAGATTTAGAGAAGCTTTATAAAGACTATAGGGATCGTGGCTTTGCCATTCGTTGGGTTAATGATACACTTGCATTGGCTGTGTTTCAAACTCCATCAGTTG CTCGCGAAGCCCTTGACAGTGTTCATTGCTCATTTTCGGTTCGTGTGATGGAAGAAGAGGACTCAATAATTAACTCTATTTCAATGAAAG ATTTGGATCTTCCTCGCCAACGACCCAAGACATCTGCTCGGACAGCGCAGAGGCTCATTGCCCAGGAGTTGGGAGTGAAGTTGCCTTCTACTTTTGGCTCCAAAGAGCTTAGAAGTCAGGAAGATGCTAGAAGGAATCGAATTGTTACCAGGCAAAATTTGAGGGATGAAGCGTGGGGTTCAGATGATACAAAGTAA